AGTATGGCGAATGTTTCGAGTGAGATGTCGACGCTTTTGGCTTTCATCTGATCGATCAAATGCCAAGCCAAGCCAAAATGCCTCAACTTTCCAGCATGGTCGATCATTTCGTTGTAAGGGTCGGGAGAGTGAGCAAAGTCGGGACGTGCGGCGGCCCAATTGAAGAAGGACAGGGTTTGGAGGAAAGGTATGCCATGGCGAACCCCACTGCACTTGTCAATGACGTAGCGCACGAGGGAAGGGGAGACGGGATGGACGGTGGAGATATTGGAGAAGTCGAGGGAGAGAGAAGGGATGGTGAAGTTAGGGGATGGAGGGGTCGAGTTCAGGTCTGGGTTGGGGTTTTTGCGGTGGTGCTCTTTGATTAAGGAACGGAATTGTTCGGCGACTTGGGTTTCTTCGGGGGAAAGTGCGGCGGGTTGGGGTTTTACAGTCGTTTCAGCAACGGCGCCTTCAACTTCTTGTGGTGGGGTTGACACTGAAGAAGAGTAAAATTTGAAGAATGGATGAGAGAAAGAGGATGGAAAGCGTTGCCTTGCCTTGGTTAAAGCCATGGAAATTGCCTTTTGCGGTTCAAAAATGAGGGTAGAAATAAGATTGAGAGTTTACAGAGTGCTAGCTGCAGCAGCTCAGAGATTAACGAGCTTTTTGAAGGGTTTTAAGAGTTGATAAATGAGGAAGCTGGAATTGTATATGGGCTCTATTCAGGGCCTTTTCTAGTGTATGGATTTTTTGGCCCAACCATGTCGTACGGTCTTCTTTGGGCCGGTGATTGAGGTGGATTATTATTCCAATTCGATCATCCATAAAATATTAGATTATTATGATTTGCTGCTTATcatcaataataattattatgtaAAAAGCCTAATCCATCTAATTTAGgatttcaatgtttttttttttttggtataaagATTTTCTATATTTTGTGGATCTTCATCCGCCAAATGTTTGAACCAAAGTTATTGGGACGTAATCATCTATCTTCATTTCACTCCAAAAAGTTAAATTGTTTGTAAgcattacatgccatttatacaaaatatattacaaaacaCGTGTTATCAATatgttgaatttaaatttaaaaagaaattgacaaaaaaaatgaaaaataaactaGAATTATTACTTTTAGTGCCCAAACTCGTGTATGCCTACAACTATACTTCCATGGCCAATCCATCCAGCCTGATTTGAAGATACACTCGAAAAGTAATAGGGTTGAGCAAAATATATGTATGAATAATGGCTTGAACAAAAAATTAAAGTCCATTTAAAAAAAGAACGAGTTAAGCTTAAGTAAGATTTTTTAGGCCTGAACTTGGCTTGACTttgcaagaaaaaaaaaatctgttgTTTCTATTTTTTCATAACAATCTTTAATATAAATTAAgatcatatctgttttttttaacacaatgcATAGAATTAATCATATCCCCTCCACAAtctataaataggagaataatgcatTTCAACGCACTCAAACTCACATCTCCTACATTGGCAAAATTGCTCATGCCAATTGAGCCAATACTCAATCGTCTATTGTTTGGatatttaacttttgttttcttgttagttctgttattattttagaggcatttacttattaagttgcattaattttagtgttgtttaagtatttttttaaagaattattttcaatttgttggaaaatatttattttaatgttttggatgaattatatttttaattttttatatataaaaaagttaatacGGCTGGGCCAAACCCgagattttatcatttttatctaGATCGGACTTGAGCAAAAAACTAGACCCATTTTTTGGACGTCCGGGTCTAAAAATTTGTTAGGGCCTCAACCCGGCCTGGCCCAGTACAACTCTACCTACAACCATAGAACCAGCCCAGACGTAAACACAGCGACAACGTCTTAAATGCTATTCTTAAACGGGGGCGTCGGCCAGTCAGTCCTCTAATGGTTCCAAAAGAAAATTTCTCAACATTTTCTGATATTTGTTTTACCCGGAACTAGGGGTGATTTTCTTCTATCCATCCTTAGGTTTTgagttcatttctttttttttcttttttaattcaagAATGGCGAAATTGAGACATTCTCGATTGCAAGCGAAGAAATTGTCGACAGTAACGCTTGTATTATCGATGTTGTTTATGTTAACGGTAGTTTTATTGATGCTTTTAGGACTAGGGATTTTCTCTCTTCCCATTAACGGCGATGATTCTCCGCCCAATGATCTTACTTCCTATAGACGCATGGCTTCCGAAAGGTAACTGGGTCTTGATGCTTTTATTTCTAAGCTTTGATCTCTTTTGATGGTGTTTTCTGATATTGGTTTTCATGCAGAGGAAAAGGCTTGGGGAAAAGAGGGGAGCAGTGGACTGAAGTCCTTTCATGGGAGCCTAGAGCTTTCCTTTATCATAATTTCTTGGTTCGTTTCTATTCTACTCTTATCTTTGTTTATAATCTTTATTTATGAATTACTGTTACACATGCATCAAGGTTCCTTGCGTCCTTGAGATCTTTTGGTTggtataaataatttgaaattgcCAATCTGATCTCTCTCATTGTATATGTCTGCACTCGAAAGTAATGTCATGAATGTGAATTAACAATGTAGTCGATGTGTCAAATAACATATATGAACTTTGTACATCCCTTTTCTTATTACTGAATCGGTATGATTCTGAGTAGTGGGCTCAGCTTGTTTCCATGATCACCTGGTGGTGTATGTTGGATTTGAGGTTTTCCTCTTAGTTTTTAGTTAATAATAAGAGTAGTAGTAAAAATAAATGATTATGAATGTGATGATAGTATTATGTTTcattactttcttttttctttttcgggTTGTTATCTTGATTTTCACTTCTTACTCACTCCAACAGTCCAGGGAAGAATGTGAATACCTGATAAATCTTGCTAAACCTTACATGAAGAAGTCCACTGTTGTTGATAGCAAAACAGGGCAAAGTAAAGATAGCAGGTTTGCATCTTCTACCCCCCACCTCTTCTTGTAGTTATAAATGCTAAGATATGATTTAAGGTACTGAACATATTTTTTTGGGGATAATGAAGATATTGAACTTCATTTCTCCTGCTTATGCTTTTCTTTCTGTAATTTATTATGCTAAATCTTATTTAAGGAGGCCCTGTTTTGTATGAAGACCAATTATGTGTTTGAACTCTGAACCTTATCCTACATCTATCACATTTGACTGGTATTGTTCACAGGGTGCGTACAAGTTCGGGTATGTTTCTGAGAAGAGGGCAAGATAAAATCATCATGGACATAGAAAAAAGGATAGCCGACTACAC
The genomic region above belongs to Gossypium hirsutum isolate 1008001.06 chromosome D05, Gossypium_hirsutum_v2.1, whole genome shotgun sequence and contains:
- the LOC107905546 gene encoding probable prolyl 4-hydroxylase 3 yields the protein MAKLRHSRLQAKKLSTVTLVLSMLFMLTVVLLMLLGLGIFSLPINGDDSPPNDLTSYRRMASERGKGLGKRGEQWTEVLSWEPRAFLYHNFLSREECEYLINLAKPYMKKSTVVDSKTGQSKDSRVRTSSGMFLRRGQDKIIMDIEKRIADYTFIPVENGEGLQVLHYEVEQKYDAHFDYFLDEINTKNGGQRMATVLMYLSDVEEGGETIFPAAKGNVSAVPWWNELSECGKKGLAVKPKMGDALLFWSMRPDATLDSSSLHGGCPVISGNKWSSTKWLHVEEYKL